From Pseudomonas alcaligenes, a single genomic window includes:
- a CDS encoding MBOAT family protein, translated as MVFSSNVFLFLFLPVFLGLYYLCGNRYRNLLLLVASYVFYAWWRIDFLALFAAVTVFNYWIGLRVGAAGVRTKAAQKWLILGVVVDLGVLGYFKYAGFGIDSLNTIISSFGMQPFVVTHILLPIGISFYIFESISYIIDVYRGDTPATHNLIDFAAFVAIFPHLIAGPVLRFKDLVDQFNHRSHTVDKFAEGCTRFMQGFIKKVFIADSIAPIADHCFALTNPTTGDAWLGALAYTAQLYFDFSGYSDMAIGLGLMMGFRFMENFRQPYISQSITEFWRRWHISLSTWLRDYLYISLGGNRGSTFATYRNLFLTMLLGGLWHGANITYVIWGAWHGLWLAIERALGVNAAPRALNPLKWAFTFLLVVLGWVIFRAENLDVAWRMYAAMFSFSDWRLSELGAAPLTSLQICTLLLAYAVMAWFGIRQFFAEPLGGAPKARASAAVELANSADGAVRASLLPLLASRMALLLLFAAAVLKLSAQSFSPFLYFQF; from the coding sequence ATGGTTTTCTCGTCCAACGTGTTCCTGTTCTTGTTCCTGCCGGTGTTTCTCGGCCTGTACTACCTGTGCGGCAACCGCTACCGCAACCTGTTGCTGCTGGTGGCCAGCTACGTGTTCTACGCCTGGTGGCGTATCGACTTCCTCGCCCTGTTCGCGGCGGTGACCGTCTTCAACTACTGGATCGGCCTGCGCGTCGGTGCGGCCGGGGTGCGTACGAAAGCCGCGCAGAAATGGCTGATCCTCGGCGTGGTGGTCGACCTCGGCGTGCTCGGCTACTTCAAGTACGCCGGCTTCGGCATCGACAGTCTCAACACGATCATCAGCTCGTTCGGCATGCAGCCGTTCGTGGTCACCCACATCCTGCTGCCCATCGGCATCTCGTTCTACATCTTCGAATCGATCAGCTACATCATCGACGTGTACCGCGGCGACACCCCGGCCACCCACAACCTGATCGACTTCGCCGCCTTCGTGGCGATCTTCCCGCACCTGATTGCCGGCCCGGTACTGCGCTTCAAGGATCTGGTCGACCAGTTCAACCACCGCAGCCACACGGTGGACAAGTTCGCCGAAGGCTGCACCCGCTTCATGCAGGGCTTCATCAAGAAGGTGTTCATCGCCGACAGCATCGCGCCGATCGCCGACCACTGCTTCGCCCTGACCAACCCGACTACCGGCGACGCCTGGCTCGGCGCGCTGGCCTACACCGCGCAGCTGTACTTCGACTTCTCCGGCTACAGCGACATGGCCATCGGCCTGGGCCTGATGATGGGCTTTCGCTTCATGGAGAACTTCCGCCAGCCCTACATCAGCCAGTCGATCACCGAGTTCTGGCGGCGCTGGCACATCAGCCTGTCCACCTGGCTGCGCGACTACCTGTACATCAGCCTGGGCGGCAACCGCGGCAGCACCTTCGCCACCTACCGCAACCTGTTCCTGACCATGCTGCTCGGCGGCCTGTGGCACGGCGCCAACATCACCTACGTGATCTGGGGTGCCTGGCACGGCCTGTGGCTGGCCATCGAGCGGGCCCTGGGGGTCAACGCCGCGCCGCGGGCGCTCAATCCGCTGAAGTGGGCCTTTACCTTCCTGCTGGTGGTACTCGGCTGGGTGATCTTCCGCGCGGAGAACCTCGACGTGGCCTGGCGCATGTACGCGGCCATGTTCAGCTTCAGCGACTGGCGCCTGTCCGAGCTGGGTGCCGCGCCGCTGACCAGCCTGCAGATCTGCACCCTGCTGCTGGCCTATGCGGTGATGGCCTGGTTCGGCATTCGCCAGTTCTTTGCCGAGCCGCTGGGCGGCGCGCCCAAGGCCCGCGCCAGCGCAGCGGTCGAGCTGGCCAATAGCGCCGACGGCGCCGTGCGGGCCAGCCTGCTGCCACTGCTGGCCAGTCGCATGGCGCTGCTCCTGCTGTTCGCCGCCGCCGTGCTGAAGCTCTCCGCGCAGAGCTTCTCGCCCTTCCTGTACTTCCAGTTCTGA
- a CDS encoding alginate O-acetyltransferase, whose translation MNRTANLLYIGAFAGSLLALAVSSSRSFGDFSVAADTPLLNGKLSHAFEKHYDDKFPLKQFGTNVWAALDFALFGEGRPGVLIGQDGWLYSDEEFKPVADGPQHLRDNLAIIRGVHDELARQDIQLVLAIVPAKSRLYPEYVGTHRITRMRQDLFAQFRDAAQRAGIIAPDLLAALQAGKRHGQVFLRTDTHWTPLGADLAAQRLGTAVQHAVTLQGEPQDFVTEDDRSHAYRGDLTRFLPLDPLFEQWLPAPDNLQPRQTRPANAAAAVDDAALFADSALPVTLVGTSYSANPSWNFAGALREHLQRDLSNHAEDGHGPILPMLKYLQSDELKNARPQVVIWEFPERYLPMANDFSDFDPAWIAELKNTTHTRLADTASR comes from the coding sequence ATGAACCGAACCGCGAACCTGCTGTATATCGGCGCCTTCGCCGGCAGCCTGCTGGCCCTGGCGGTCAGCTCGAGCCGCAGCTTCGGCGACTTCTCGGTGGCCGCCGACACGCCGCTGCTCAACGGCAAGCTGAGCCACGCCTTCGAGAAACACTACGACGATAAATTTCCGCTCAAACAGTTCGGTACCAATGTCTGGGCCGCGCTGGATTTCGCCCTGTTCGGCGAAGGCCGCCCCGGGGTGCTGATCGGCCAGGACGGCTGGCTGTATTCCGACGAGGAATTCAAGCCGGTGGCCGACGGCCCCCAGCATCTGCGCGACAACCTGGCGATCATCCGTGGCGTGCACGACGAGCTGGCCCGCCAGGATATCCAGCTGGTGCTGGCCATAGTCCCGGCCAAGTCGCGACTGTACCCGGAGTACGTCGGCACGCACCGCATCACCCGCATGCGCCAGGATCTGTTCGCCCAGTTCCGCGATGCGGCGCAGCGCGCCGGGATCATCGCCCCGGATCTGCTCGCTGCGCTGCAGGCCGGCAAGCGCCATGGCCAGGTGTTCCTGCGCACCGACACGCACTGGACACCGCTGGGCGCCGACCTCGCCGCCCAGCGCCTGGGTACGGCGGTGCAGCACGCGGTGACGCTGCAGGGCGAGCCGCAGGACTTCGTCACCGAAGATGACCGCAGCCATGCCTACCGCGGCGACCTGACCCGCTTCCTGCCGCTCGACCCGCTGTTCGAGCAGTGGCTGCCGGCCCCCGACAACCTGCAGCCACGCCAGACCCGCCCGGCCAATGCCGCGGCCGCCGTCGACGATGCCGCGCTGTTCGCCGACAGCGCGCTGCCGGTGACCCTGGTCGGCACCAGCTACAGCGCCAATCCCAGCTGGAACTTCGCCGGCGCCCTGCGTGAACACCTGCAACGCGACCTCAGCAACCACGCCGAGGACGGCCACGGGCCGATCCTGCCGATGCTCAAGTACCTGCAGAGCGACGAACTGAAGAACGCCAGGCCGCAGGTGGTGATCTGGGAATTCCCCGAGCGCTACCTGCCGATGGCCAACGACTTCAGCGACTTCGATCCGGCCTGGATCGCCGAGCTGAAGAACACCACACATACGCGCCTGGCCGATACCGCCAGCCGCTGA
- a CDS encoding alginate O-acetyltransferase AlgF, translated as MHRPTQRSWTSYACALALGLGALHAQADEGGLYGPQAPKGSAFVRAYNAGNAELSVNVGNTDLNDIAPLGSSDFKFLPAGSYSAQVGNSNLPVKLDADKYYTLVSQPGDAPRLVEEQPFKNKQKALIRVQNLSDSKLTLKTADGKTPVVEAVGPDSSGQREINPVRVGLALFDGDKKVSDLKPVVLERGEVVCLYITGSAGKLSPVWVKRPAES; from the coding sequence ATGCACAGACCAACCCAACGCAGCTGGACGTCCTACGCCTGCGCCCTGGCCCTGGGCCTCGGCGCCCTGCACGCCCAGGCCGACGAAGGTGGGCTGTATGGCCCGCAAGCCCCCAAGGGCTCGGCCTTCGTGCGTGCTTACAACGCCGGTAATGCCGAGCTCAGCGTGAATGTCGGCAACACCGATCTCAACGATATCGCCCCGCTCGGTTCCAGCGACTTCAAGTTCCTCCCGGCCGGCAGCTACAGCGCCCAGGTCGGCAACAGCAACCTGCCGGTGAAGCTGGATGCCGACAAGTACTACACCCTGGTCAGCCAGCCGGGCGATGCCCCCCGGCTGGTCGAGGAACAACCGTTCAAGAACAAGCAGAAGGCGCTGATCCGCGTGCAGAACCTCAGCGACAGCAAGCTGACCCTGAAGACCGCCGACGGCAAGACCCCGGTGGTCGAGGCGGTAGGCCCGGACAGCAGCGGCCAGCGCGAGATCAACCCGGTACGGGTCGGCCTGGCGCTGTTCGACGGCGACAAGAAGGTCAGCGACCTCAAGCCGGTGGTACTGGAGCGCGGCGAAGTGGTCTGCCTGTACATCACCGGCAGCGCCGGCAAGCTCTCGCCGGTGTGGGTCAAGCGCCCTGCCGAGAGCTGA
- a CDS encoding mannose-1-phosphate guanylyltransferase/mannose-6-phosphate isomerase: MIPIILSGGSGSRLWPLSRKQYPKQFLALTGEHTLFQQTLQRLDFDGMQPAVLVANQEHRFIVQEQLGQLQLKSQMLLLEPFGRNTAPAVAIAAMQLLAEGRDELMLVLPADHVLDDQHAFQQALALATVAAEKGEMVLFGVPALKPETGYGYIRASSDTRLPPGIQRVAQFVEKPDAERAAAYVQAGDYYWNSGMFLFRASRYLDELKHHDVDIYDTCLLALERSKREDGQISIDAATFACCPDNSIDYAVMEKTARACVVPLTAGWNDVGSWSSIWDVHPKDCDGNVTKGDVVLHNSRNCLVHGNGKLVSVIGLDDIVVVETKDAMMVAHKDHVQDVKKMVGLLDAQGRTETQNHCAVYRPWGSYDSVDMGGRFQVKHITVKPGAQLSLQMHHHRAEHWIVVSGTAQVTCDENVFLLTENQSTYIPMTSVHRLSNPGKIPLEIIEVQSGSYLGEDDIERLEDVYGRSTEVRDVPVS, encoded by the coding sequence ATGATTCCCATCATTCTTTCCGGCGGCAGCGGCTCGCGCCTCTGGCCGCTCTCGCGCAAGCAATACCCCAAGCAGTTCCTCGCCCTCACCGGCGAGCACACCCTGTTCCAGCAGACCCTGCAGCGCCTGGACTTCGACGGCATGCAGCCGGCGGTGCTGGTAGCCAACCAGGAACACCGCTTCATCGTCCAGGAACAGCTGGGGCAGCTGCAGCTCAAGTCGCAGATGCTGCTGCTCGAACCCTTCGGCCGCAACACCGCGCCGGCGGTAGCCATCGCCGCCATGCAGCTGCTCGCCGAAGGGCGTGACGAGCTGATGCTGGTACTGCCCGCCGACCATGTGCTGGACGACCAGCACGCCTTCCAGCAGGCCCTGGCCCTGGCCACGGTGGCGGCGGAAAAAGGCGAGATGGTGCTGTTCGGCGTGCCGGCGCTGAAGCCGGAAACCGGCTACGGCTATATCCGCGCCAGCAGCGACACGCGCCTGCCGCCGGGCATCCAGCGCGTCGCGCAGTTCGTCGAGAAACCCGACGCCGAGCGCGCCGCGGCCTACGTGCAGGCCGGTGACTACTACTGGAACAGCGGCATGTTCCTGTTCCGCGCCAGTCGCTACCTCGACGAGCTCAAGCACCATGACGTGGACATCTACGACACCTGCCTGCTGGCCCTGGAGCGCAGCAAGCGCGAGGACGGGCAGATCAGCATCGACGCCGCCACCTTCGCCTGCTGCCCGGACAACTCCATCGACTACGCGGTGATGGAGAAGACCGCGCGGGCCTGCGTGGTGCCGCTCACCGCCGGCTGGAACGATGTCGGCAGCTGGTCGTCGATCTGGGATGTGCATCCCAAGGACTGCGACGGCAACGTCACCAAGGGCGACGTGGTGCTGCACAACAGCCGCAACTGCCTGGTGCACGGCAACGGCAAGCTGGTCTCGGTGATCGGCCTGGACGACATAGTGGTGGTGGAAACCAAGGACGCCATGATGGTGGCGCACAAGGATCACGTGCAGGACGTGAAGAAGATGGTCGGCCTGCTGGACGCCCAGGGCCGCACGGAAACCCAGAACCACTGCGCCGTATACCGCCCGTGGGGCAGCTACGACTCGGTGGACATGGGCGGGCGCTTCCAGGTCAAGCACATCACGGTCAAGCCTGGTGCCCAGCTCTCGCTGCAGATGCACCACCACCGCGCCGAGCACTGGATCGTGGTGTCCGGCACCGCCCAGGTGACCTGCGACGAGAATGTCTTCCTGCTCACCGAGAATCAGTCGACCTACATTCCGATGACTTCGGTGCACCGCCTGAGCAACCCCGGCAAGATTCCTCTGGAGATCATCGAGGTGCAGTCCGGCAGTTACCTGGGCGAGGACGATATCGAGCGCCTGGAAGACGTCTATGGGCGCAGCACCGAGGTGCGCGACGTACCCGTGAGCTGA
- a CDS encoding SDR family oxidoreductase yields MSQPVVLITGCSSGIGRALAEAFRDAGYNVWACARKAADLAALEAAGFTAAELDVNDAAAMQRLVERLGHEAGRLDVLINNAGYGAMGPLLDGGATAMRQQFETNVFSLVELTRACFPLLRASRGRVVNIGSISSVLITPFAGAYCASKAAVHALSGALRLELAPFGVQVMEVQPGAIASSFGANASQSAEQLISEQSPWWPLREGIRARANASQEKPTPASEFAAILLAAAQRPESPALLRIGNGSRSLPLLVRWLPRKLMDRMMSKRFGLDCQLD; encoded by the coding sequence ATGAGCCAACCCGTCGTTCTTATCACCGGCTGTTCCAGCGGCATCGGCCGCGCCCTGGCCGAGGCCTTCCGCGACGCCGGCTACAACGTCTGGGCCTGCGCGCGCAAAGCCGCCGACCTGGCCGCCCTGGAGGCGGCCGGTTTCACTGCGGCGGAACTCGACGTCAACGATGCCGCCGCCATGCAACGCCTGGTCGAACGCCTGGGTCACGAGGCCGGTCGCCTCGACGTGCTGATCAACAATGCCGGCTACGGCGCCATGGGCCCGCTGCTCGATGGCGGCGCCACGGCGATGCGCCAGCAATTCGAAACCAACGTGTTCAGCCTGGTCGAACTGACCCGCGCCTGCTTCCCACTGCTGCGCGCCAGCCGCGGCCGGGTGGTGAACATCGGCAGTATTTCCAGCGTGCTGATCACCCCGTTCGCCGGCGCCTACTGCGCCTCCAAGGCGGCGGTACATGCGCTGTCCGGCGCCCTGCGCCTGGAGCTGGCACCGTTCGGCGTGCAGGTGATGGAAGTGCAGCCGGGAGCCATCGCCTCCAGCTTCGGCGCCAATGCCAGCCAGAGCGCCGAGCAGCTGATCAGCGAACAGTCGCCCTGGTGGCCGCTGCGCGAAGGCATCCGCGCCCGCGCCAACGCCTCCCAGGAAAAACCGACGCCGGCCAGCGAGTTCGCCGCCATCCTTCTGGCCGCCGCGCAGCGCCCCGAGAGTCCGGCCCTGCTGCGCATCGGCAATGGCAGCCGCAGCCTGCCGCTGCTGGTGCGCTGGCTGCCGCGCAAGCTGATGGATCGGATGATGAGCAAGCGCTTCGGCCTCGACTGCCAGCTGGACTGA